In Phlebotomus papatasi isolate M1 chromosome 1, Ppap_2.1, whole genome shotgun sequence, the following proteins share a genomic window:
- the LOC129798570 gene encoding thioredoxin domain-containing protein 17-like, with translation MVIEVKLKGYENFLEYIGKLDAKGENVNVYFTGDKVDGVSWCPDCNDAEPHVRKALSLAPENSYFIYVEVGDRAFWKDLKCPFRTDKNIHISVIPSFIRWKNPQRLEGVDQISKEDLLELFLTD, from the exons ATGGTGATTGAAGTGAAATTGAAAGGATATGAAAATTTCCTCGAGTACATTGGAAAATTGGACGCCAAAGGGGAGAATGTAAATGTTTACTTTACCGGTGATAAAGTTGACGGGGTATCCTGGTGTCCAGATTGCAATGATGCAGAGCCCCATGTCCGGAAGGCTCTGTCCCTGGCTCCAGAGAACTCCTACTTTATCTACGTGGAAGTTGGCGATCGAGCATT TTGGAAAGATCTCAAGTGCCCCTTCAGAACTGATAAGAACATCCATATTAGCGTAATCCCCTCATTTATTCGCTGGAAGAATCCACAGCGTCTCGAAGGCGTTGATCAGATCTCCAAGGAGGATTTGCTAGAGCTCTTCCTGACTGATTGA
- the LOC129798576 gene encoding protein max isoform X2, with protein sequence MKFYEENASSKGKVQDKYDGMSDDDRDIDIESDEDNDSDGTRPQQRNSVNSQYCSQAEKRAHHNALERKRRDHIKDSFTSLRDSVPSLQGEKASRAQILKKAAEYIQFMRRKNHSHHQDIEDLKKQNNVLEAQIRQLERARANGNTFNGNESNEMNLNVNNSKADSSRGSDSSSDAEESNLSARRTKKLKTSGSFA encoded by the exons ATGAAATTCTACGAGGAGAACGCTTCTTCCAAGGGCAAGGTTCAGGATAAGTACGACGGAATGAGCGATGATGATCGTGATATTGACATTGAGAGCGAT GAAGACAATGACTCAGACGGTACCCGTCCTCAGCAGAGGAACTCTGTAAATAGCCAATACTGTTCTCAG GCAGAAAAAAGGGCTCACCACAATGCACTGGAACGGAAGAGGCGAGATCACATCAAAGACAGCTTTACATCGCTGCGGGATTCCGTGCCATCGCTTCAGGGAGAGAAG GCGAGTCGTGCGCAAATACTGAAGAAGGCTGCCGAGTATATTCAGTTTATGCGACGAAAGAATCACTCTCACCACCAAGATATTGAGGATCTCAAGAAGCAGAACAATGTTCTGGAAGCACAGA TTCGGCAGCTGGAACGAGCTCGGGCCAATGGAAATACATTCAATGGCAATGAATCCAATGAGATGAACCTCAATGTCAACAATTCCAAAGCGGACAGCTCACGTGGCTCAGACAGCAGCTCAGATGCTGAAGAGAGCAATCTGAGTGCTAGGCGCACCAAGAAACTCAAAACGAGTGGATCCTTCGCTTGA
- the LOC129798782 gene encoding uncharacterized protein LOC129798782, whose amino-acid sequence MPKIRSGELSQKLAIANSWPFQFEHVYCFQCEKLYFCQFDTISDAQVKMFVNNIEDKDSVLTVVQKELRDHGIKYPKSKKRQLGQDKSGIRKIFHTPLHQLELTDGVLVNGSIVQVPKFVSDACQRILDQVTTEGLFRKAGSAARQKAIRRLLESGENLEKCHHVIDVANLLKSFFRELPEALLPSGNVQDSMLRCLFTGEQKLNTLLLTCLLLPPLTLNVLAFFMQFLHTVSLHSDQNLMTIENLAIIFTPSLMPLPEMYPARLNNYVKIIEMLILNSDRIGMVPEKFLDGKAKNEMAEKEEKKKKKRRSGSLTRVFNGLKKIVGVRGSTDDLDKSIETLGATPCLTKSTKKRKAGDQSGMSAKKKKQIMALLPNGSLLPNTPMLVRENKKIRLSFGSSRRITKFPGVEPPETITEGHLELPQMERRWSVVGTPIKKETSGEFDADATKYFSPVVSLPCLNFSSAEPSHQDMATSTDFVDISAQADTEDEDKDYVKIPKSEYRGYQALNERLSAIEARISQEFAVETLPADPGLVQDIYEQTLEEAESISQPATDELARRLSRDLKIRRSDERRIFRSPSARKIGTIRRRSRESSAKVTRAMSWHLGTKALPEQKIIDLSFYPKATLKRGRPNTVQTGLRHPSPAPKTTKIPDISLTAETDQELWTSAEEFFLTQPQATDEEKIVFITEKRKEISPYRTPQAEERRLSLRSAKKPDDSPRFKTQISVNDTPMLPPTSLPKKTPGQRQKVPRMIFPKSPFDDHPELPPTGRASIARLRSQNAGMVAAKAKLFDGLSDESRSGRLIRRGQDAENTTPKRGRSPKGQKLRMRDGAGGESSRVLKQVNEAGTQEMATTEMFLKPPAIRPALMENTPKRLVKVSQRLHSPSTPMKAFRAASRSPRVPRNYRSPRH is encoded by the exons ATGCCTAAAATCAGAAG CGGCGAACTGTCCCAAAAACTCGCCATAGCAAACAGTTGGCCATTTCAATTTGAACATGTCTATTGTTttcagtgtgaaaaattatatttttgccaATTTGACACCATAAGTGATGCGCAAgtgaaaatgtttgtgaataatATTGAAGATAAGGACTCTGTGTTGACTGTTGTGCAGAAGGAACTCCGAGATCATGGGATTAAATACCCAAAATCAAAGAAGCGTCAATTGGGTCAG GACAAAAGTGGCATTAGGAAGATTTTCCATACGCCACTGCATCAATTGGAACTGACAGATGGGGTCCTGGTCAATGGGAGCATCGTTCAGGTGCCAAAATTTGTTTCTGACGCCTGTCAGAGGATTCTCGATCAAGTGACAACGGAGGGATTGTTCCGGAAAGCTGGCTCAGCAGCCAGGCAGAAGGCTATCAGGCGACTGCTGGAGAGTGGAGAGAATCTGGAGAAATGCCATCATGTGATTGATGTGGCCAATTTGCTGAAGAGTTTCTTCAGGGAATTGCCGGAGGCACTTTTGCCGTCCGGAAATGTGCAGGATTCGATGCTGAGGTGTTTATTTACTGGAGAACAGAAGCTCAATACTCTTTTGTTAACGTGCCTCCTATTGCCTCCGCTCACGCTCAATGTTCTGGCATTCTTTATGCAGTTTCTCCACACGGTTTCCCTGCACAGTGATCAGAATCTGATGACAATCGAAAATCTCGCTATTATATTCACTCCAAGTCTCATGCCCCTTCCAGAGATGTATCCGGCAAGGCTCAATAACTATGTAAAGATAATTGAGATGCTGATCTTGAATTCAGACAGAATTGGCATGGTTCCGGAGAAGTTTCTGGATGGGAAGGCAAAAAATGAGATGGCTGAAAAGGaggagaaaaagaagaaaaaacgaaGAAGTGGCTCACTGACTAGGGTTTTCAATGGCCTGAAGAAGATTGTTGGCGTCCGGGGATCAACGGATGATCTGGATAAGAGTATTGAAACTCTAGGAGCAACTCCCTGTCTCACAAAGTCCACGAAAAAACGCAAAGCCGGGGATCAGAGTGGGATGAGTGCCAAGAAGAAGAAACAGATTATGGCTCTGTTGCCTAATGGGAGCCTCCTGCCCAATACCCCGATGCTCGTGAGGGAGAACAAAAAGATCCGGCTGAGTTTTGGGAGTTCCAGGAGGATCACAAAGTTTCCGGGAGTGGAGCCTCCAGAGACAATAACCGAAGGTCATCTGGAACTGCCACAGATGGAGAGACGCTGGAGTGTTGTGGGGACGCCGATAAAGAAGGAGACTTCTGGGGAATTTGATGCAGATGCCACAAAGTACTTTTCGCCCGTGGTCTCTCTGCCATGCCTCAATTTCTCCTCTGCTGAGCCTAGTCACCAGGATATGGCCACTTCCACGGACTTTGTGGACATTTCAGCCCAGGCAGACACTGAGGATGAGGACAAGGACTATGTGAAGATCCCGAAGAGTGAGTATCGTGGATATCAGGCTCTCAATGAACGACTATCGGCCATTGAGGCACGCATTAGTCAGGAATTTGCCGTAGAGACGCTTCCGGCGGATCCGGGGCTTGTGCAGGACATCTACGAACAGACACTGGAAGAGGCTGAGTCAATCAGTCAGCCAGCCACGGATGAATTGGCACGTAGGCTCAGCCGGGATCTCAAGATTCGTCGGAGTGATGAAAGGAGGATCTTCCGGTCGCCCAGTGCACGGAAGATTGGTACAATTCGTCGGAGATCGAGAGAATCTTCTGCCAAGGTGACCAGAGCAATGTCCTGGCATTTGGGTACCAAGGCACTTCCCGAGCAGAAAATCATCGATCTCTCATTCTATCCCAAAGCTACTCTCAAGCGTGGACGCCCAAATACAGTTCAGACTGGCCTGAGGCATCCCAGTCCGGCTCCCAAGACCACCAAAATCCCTGACATCTCTCTGACTGCGGAAACTGACCAAGAATTGTGGACAAGTGCTGAGGAATTCTTCCTGACGCAGCCACAGGCCACGGATGAGGAGAAAATTGTGTTCATCACGGAGAAACGGAAGGAGATCTCACCGTACAGGACACCTCAGGCTGAGGAGCGTCGGCTGAGTCTGAGATCAGCCAAAAAACCAGATGATTCTCCAAGATTCAAAACACAGATCTCAGTCAATGACACACCAATGCTGCCTCCAACGAGTCTGCCCAAAAAGACACCCGGACAGCGCCAGAAGGTGCCGAGAATGATCTTCCCGAAAAGTCCCTTTGACGATCATCCTGAACTTCCGCCCACGGGACGCGCTTCTATTGCCCGGCTTAGGAGTCAAAATGCCGGAATGGTGGCGGCTAAGGCGAAACTCTTCGATGGACTTAGCGATGAGAGTCGCTCGGGAAGGCTGATCAGGAGGGGTCAGGATGCAGAAAATACCACGCCAAAGAGAGGCCGAAGCCCTAAAGGTCAGAAACTTCGAATGAGAGATGGCGCAGGAGGAGAATCCAGTCGAGTGCTCAAACAAGTCAATGAAGCAGGAACTCAAGAGATGGCCACCACGGAGATGTTCCTAAAGCCACCAGCAATTCGGCCGGCTCTGATGGAAAATACCCCCAAGCGTCTGGTGAAAGTGTCACAGCGTCTGCACAGCCCAAGTACGCCCATGAAGGCTTTTCGGGCTGCTTCTCGCTCTCCCCGCGTGCCAAGAAACTATCGTTCTCCTCGTCATTAA
- the LOC129798576 gene encoding protein max isoform X4 — MKFYEENASSKGKVQDKYDGMSDDDRDIDIESDEDNDSDGTRPQQRNSAEKRAHHNALERKRRDHIKDSFTSLRDSVPSLQGEKASRAQILKKAAEYIQFMRRKNHSHHQDIEDLKKQNNVLEAQIRQLERARANGNTFNGNESNEMNLNVNNSKADSSRGSDSSSDAEESNLSARRTKKLKTSGSFA; from the exons ATGAAATTCTACGAGGAGAACGCTTCTTCCAAGGGCAAGGTTCAGGATAAGTACGACGGAATGAGCGATGATGATCGTGATATTGACATTGAGAGCGAT GAAGACAATGACTCAGACGGTACCCGTCCTCAGCAGAGGAACTCT GCAGAAAAAAGGGCTCACCACAATGCACTGGAACGGAAGAGGCGAGATCACATCAAAGACAGCTTTACATCGCTGCGGGATTCCGTGCCATCGCTTCAGGGAGAGAAG GCGAGTCGTGCGCAAATACTGAAGAAGGCTGCCGAGTATATTCAGTTTATGCGACGAAAGAATCACTCTCACCACCAAGATATTGAGGATCTCAAGAAGCAGAACAATGTTCTGGAAGCACAGA TTCGGCAGCTGGAACGAGCTCGGGCCAATGGAAATACATTCAATGGCAATGAATCCAATGAGATGAACCTCAATGTCAACAATTCCAAAGCGGACAGCTCACGTGGCTCAGACAGCAGCTCAGATGCTGAAGAGAGCAATCTGAGTGCTAGGCGCACCAAGAAACTCAAAACGAGTGGATCCTTCGCTTGA
- the LOC129798781 gene encoding uncharacterized protein LOC129798781: MKCCVPGCTSANLIKGGIKLRHHSFFRFPPLEKEEKKWRELLRVKAVPGVSQKICEKHFNPKYVQATPDGKKRLAWNAVPSPVKEVVQKVVQLKRKPPQETENFYKVLEEYKRAKEKYFSLLGIPKEFEDDFDDSEYFGIHYDGLPWWARPVVMQCSKNDEDIDTEPGIEEKKQCHLCGKFEMNYDLHMILFHQPDMDIEEEIQDEVQDDQPMDFEEYEVTVQDESQQNDDNDILEDEIVEEKPEISMPDKQKTVQSNRYMCSCSKIVTSIENLVEHIQAAIKRGAPGTHNLECMNCQSQFRDLSLFKRHIDANGTLCFRSTNLVPQDMPSLTELKKTKLVSLLKGANSTTRKRECEFCGIMFPFGQAFMDHQRTVHGIDSADELVKFLIPPVDINHLDQVYTQEIEEEEAEKTKRAYYREYDIPKEFVHDFDDPEDFGVHEGVPWWARPVNVQPKAAKVSAVTKKSRKSNKENRGKNDDSKEEEKEMEDEDEKSSPVKITTGRDRRDLCQYCGHIRAHIQKHINLRHLTLEKPCDKCGSMISAVKPHDCQAFPRRRKKCMCTCGEDFLLIESLHAHVSVENDKGRFNHQFKCVKCSYICNTKAEFFVHVESHNGQFKCGICSKAFKAQNILKAHMMKHTEVQQKVTCEICGQKFRKQYYCDRHIDQVHKALPVPCPHCDGMFKAGISLNNHIRRQHQRRRDFVCEVCQRTFNQIGALKYHLTIHTGERNHPCPFCQQSFKSNKDLRRHYANHKDLTIKCPMCKNYFLNEEELEHHCNRYHSVDTSVEQVIQIDYVTEEVVDDIDGFESSSRRRCLSNLLLFFESAELIRDSGIFLYSLGLGSLGIVKRSSTAIIEPKRIVRKVKDQGIMANLVRAVKAGDASTLEAFELDFQSLCRLCGNMNINLLSVYAEDGAETELLQKISNHLNISVSLEDVLPKRLCIHCSNTLASWHSFYLSCQETNSKFLSMIEVPKEAEETAEEVLEEVEDVELEDQIEFLKEEENFDIVQEGEFEEELEDASIFTCRSPDQLATLCFREYPEGEVDFSEVDEKKMDEKEIETFDLDGSEDPRVNVSEEVDQALYQGLFFRRCGVLQCPRCELSFKLRREFTKHLVDIHGFSEDVKDRLKIRPKIDPNEVKRSKVAHRGKTAYKCGDCGKILMSLDTFVWHRQIHTGLKLFTCPVCEKSFRIHQGLNRHLREVHLKEKSYSCEFCSKSFSNYHTASEHRRLHTKSTPYECEICRKTFRQKAGLFVHRKIHDPVHQYTCGCCKRGFREKYALQLHMKIHTGEKEHECSICEKRFRLKAELKRHWSLHSNEKPFQCENCLMSFRMKRYLMRHMKSHHHSI; this comes from the exons ATGAAGTGTTGTGTTCCTGGATGTACCAGTGCTAATCTCATCAAAGGAGGAATAAAACTGAGGCATCATAGTTTCTTCAG ATTTCCTCCACTTGAGAAGGAAGAGAAGAAATGGCGGGAGTTACTGCGAGTCAAAGCTGTGCCGGGTGTGTCACAGAAAATCTGCGAAAAGCACTTCAATCCGAAATATGTACAAGCAACACCAGATGGGAAGAAGAGGCTGGCCTGGAATGCTGTTCCGTCACCCGTGAAGGAAGTTGTACAGAAGGTGGTTCAGCTCAAGAGGAAACCACCGCAGGAAACGGAAAACTTCTACAAGGTCCTGGAGGAGTACAAGAGAGCCAAAGAGAAGTACTTCAGTTTGCTGGGGATTCCGAAGGAATTTGAAGATGATTTTGATGATTCTGAATACTTTGGCATTCATTACGATGGGCTACCATGGTGGGCACGTCCTGTGGTAATGCAATGTTCAAAGAATGACGAGGATATTGATACAGAGCCGGGAATTGAGGAGAAGAAGCAATGCCATTTATGTGGGAAGTTTGAGATGAACTATGACCTCCATATGATCCTATTTCATCAGCCGGACATGGATATTGAGGAAGAGATTCAGGATGAGGTGCAAGATGATCAGCCTATGGACTTTGAGGAGTACGAAGTCACTGTCCAGGATGAATCACAACAAAATGATGACAATGACATTCTGGAGGATGAGATTGTTGAGGAAAAACCAGAAATCTCAATGCCAGATAAGCAGAAAACCGTACAATCAAACAGGTACATGTGCTCATGCTCAAAGATTGTCACCTCGATTGAGAATCTCGTGGAGCATATTCAGGCGGCCATCAAGAGAGGAGCTCCGGGAACTCACAATCTGGAATGCATGAATTGTCAGTCTCAGTTCCGGGATTTGAGCCTATTCAAGCGACACATCGATGCCAATGGTACCCTCTGCTTCAGATCCACAAACCTGGTCCCGCAGGATATGCCTTCACTCACCGAATTGAAGAAGACAAAGCTCGTGTCACTCCTGAAAGGGGCCAACAGCACCACAAGGAAGCGAGAATGTGAATTCTGTGGAATTATGTTCCCCTTCGGCCAGGCTTTCATGGATCACCAACGGACTGTGCATGGCATTGATTCAGCCGATGAACTGGTCAAATTCCTCATTCCACCAGTGGACATCAATCATCTGGATCAGGTTTATACGCAAGAAATTGAAGAGGAGGAAGCTGAAAAGACAAAGAGAGCCTACTACAGGGAGTATGACATCCCCAAAGAATTTGTGCACGATTTCGATGATCCGGAAGATTTTGGGGTGCATGAAGGCGTTCCATGGTGGGCAAGACCCGTCAACGTGCAGCCAAA GGCTGCAAAGGTATCAGCGGTCACTAAAAAGTCAAGAAAGTCAAACAAGGAGAATCGTGGGAAAAATGATGAttcgaaagaagaagaaaaagaaatggaGGATGAGGATGAAAAGAGTAGCCCAGTAAAAATCACAACTGGAAGAGATCGGAGGGATTTGTGTCAGTACTGTGGGCATATTCGGGCTCACATTCAGAAGCACATCAATTTGAGGCATTTGACTCTGGAGAAACCCTGCGATAAGTGCGGAAGTATGATAAGTGCAGTGAAGCCACATGATTGTCAGGCCTTTCCGCGCAGAAGGAAGAAGTGTATGTGCACGTGCGGGGAGGATTTCCTGCTGATTGAATCCCTACATGCCCATGTCAGTGTGGAGAATGACAAGGGACGATTCAATCATCAATTTAAGTGTGTCAAATGCAGCTATATCTGCAACACCAAGGCGGAATTCTTTGTGCACGTTGAGTCCCACAATGGCCAGTTCAAGTGTGGCATATGCTCGAAGGCTTTCAAGGCACAAAATATACTCAAAGCGCATATGATGAAGCACACGGAGGTGCAGCAGAAGGTGACGTGCGAGATCTGTGGGCAGAAATTCCGGAAGCAGTACTATTGCGATAGGCACATTGATCAGGTGCACAAGGCTCTACCGGTGCCGTGTCCGCACTGCGATGGGATGTTCAAGGCTGGAATTAGTCTCAATAATCACATCAGGCGACAGCATCAGAGACGTCGGGACTTTGTTTGTGAGGTGTGTCAGAGGACATTCAATCAGATTGGAGCCCTCAAGTATCATCTGACTATCCATACGGGCGAACGGAATCATCCGTGTCCGTTCTGCCAGCAGAGTTTCAAGAGCAACAAGGATCTACGAAGGCACTATGCCAATCATAAGGATCTCACCATCAAGTGTCCGATGTGCAAGAATTACTTCCTGAATGAGGAGGAACTGGAGCATCACTGCAATCGCTACCACAGTGTGGACACGAGCGTTGAGCAGGTCATCCAGATTGATTATGTCACGGAGGAGGTCGTAGACGACATTGATGGAT tTGAATCTTCCAGTAGGCGGCGCTGCTTGTcaaatttgttgctatttttcgaGTCTGCGGAGCTAATAAGGGATTCAGGGATTTTCCTGTATTCCCTGGGACTTGGATCATTGGGAATTGTGAAAAGATCAAGCACAGCTATCATAGAACCAAAAAGAATAGTTAGAAAAGTAAAAGACCAAGGAATTATGGCGAATTTAGTGAGGGCAGTGAAAGCAGGAGATGCTTCCACTTTGGAAGCTTTCGAGCTGGATTTTCAATCCCTCTGTCGACTCTGTGGGAATATGAACATCAATCTCTTGTCTGTGTACGCAGAGGATGGGGCAGAGACGGAACTCCTGCAGAAAATATCCAATCATCTCAACATTTcg GTCTCCCTGGAAGATGTCCTGCCCAAAAGACTCTGTATCCATTGTTCAAACACCCTAGCATCCTGGCACAGCTTCTATTTGAGCTGCCAAGAGACAAATTCCAAGTTTCTTTCGATGATTGAAGTGCCCAAGGAAGCAGAAGAAACAGCAGAAGAGGTACTGGAAGAAGTGGAAGATGTCGAATTGGAGGACCAAATAGAGTTTCTGAAGGAAGAAGAGAATTTTGACATCGTCCAGGAAGGAGAGTTTGAGGAGGAACTTGAGGATGCAAG CATTTTCACTTGCAGATCTCCGGATCAGCTCGCAACACTGTGCTTCAGAGAATATCCAGAGGGGGAAGTGGATTTTAGTGAGGTGGATGAGAAGAAAATGGATGAGAAAGAGATTGAGACGTTTGATTTGGATGGATCAGAGGATCCGAGGGTGAATGTGAGTGAGGAAGTAGATCAAGCCCTCTATCAGGGTCTCTTTTTCCGTCGTTGTGGAGTCCTACAGTGTCCAAGATGCGAGCTGTCGTTCAAGCTTCGCAGAGAATTTACGAAGCATCTCGTTGACATTCATGGCTTCAGCGAAGATGTTAAAGATCGCCTCAAAATCCGTCCAAAAATTGATCCGAATGAAGTTAAAAGAAGTAAAGTCGCTCATCGAGGCAAAACGGCATACAAATGCGGAGATTGTGGGAAAATTCTCATGTCTCTGGATACTTTTGTGTGGCACAGACAGATCCACACAGGTCTCAAGTTATTCACTTGTCCTGTTTGTGAGAAATCCTTCAGAATCCATCAAGGACTCAATCGGCACCTTCGAGAGGTTCATTTGAAGGAGAAAAGCTACTCATGTGAATTTTGCAGCAAATCCTTCTCAAATTATCACACAGCTTCAGAGCACAGAAGATTGCACACAAAATCCACTCCGTACGAGTGTGAGATCTGCAGAAAGACCTTCAGGCAGAAGGCAGGATTGTTCGTTCACCGGAAAATCCATGATCCAGTTCATCAGTACACCTGTGGATGCTGCAAAAGAGGATTCAGGGAAAAGTATGC
- the LOC129798576 gene encoding protein max isoform X5, whose amino-acid sequence MKFYEENASSKGKVQDKYDGMSDDDRDIDIESDAEKRAHHNALERKRRDHIKDSFTSLRDSVPSLQGEKPGKSFQASRAQILKKAAEYIQFMRRKNHSHHQDIEDLKKQNNVLEAQIRQLERARANGNTFNGNESNEMNLNVNNSKADSSRGSDSSSDAEESNLSARRTKKLKTSGSFA is encoded by the exons ATGAAATTCTACGAGGAGAACGCTTCTTCCAAGGGCAAGGTTCAGGATAAGTACGACGGAATGAGCGATGATGATCGTGATATTGACATTGAGAGCGAT GCAGAAAAAAGGGCTCACCACAATGCACTGGAACGGAAGAGGCGAGATCACATCAAAGACAGCTTTACATCGCTGCGGGATTCCGTGCCATCGCTTCAGGGAGAGAAG CCTGGCAAATCTTTTCAGGCGAGTCGTGCGCAAATACTGAAGAAGGCTGCCGAGTATATTCAGTTTATGCGACGAAAGAATCACTCTCACCACCAAGATATTGAGGATCTCAAGAAGCAGAACAATGTTCTGGAAGCACAGA TTCGGCAGCTGGAACGAGCTCGGGCCAATGGAAATACATTCAATGGCAATGAATCCAATGAGATGAACCTCAATGTCAACAATTCCAAAGCGGACAGCTCACGTGGCTCAGACAGCAGCTCAGATGCTGAAGAGAGCAATCTGAGTGCTAGGCGCACCAAGAAACTCAAAACGAGTGGATCCTTCGCTTGA
- the LOC129798576 gene encoding protein max isoform X3, with translation MKFYEENASSKGKVQDKYDGMSDDDRDIDIESDEDNDSDGTRPQQRNSAEKRAHHNALERKRRDHIKDSFTSLRDSVPSLQGEKPGKSFQASRAQILKKAAEYIQFMRRKNHSHHQDIEDLKKQNNVLEAQIRQLERARANGNTFNGNESNEMNLNVNNSKADSSRGSDSSSDAEESNLSARRTKKLKTSGSFA, from the exons ATGAAATTCTACGAGGAGAACGCTTCTTCCAAGGGCAAGGTTCAGGATAAGTACGACGGAATGAGCGATGATGATCGTGATATTGACATTGAGAGCGAT GAAGACAATGACTCAGACGGTACCCGTCCTCAGCAGAGGAACTCT GCAGAAAAAAGGGCTCACCACAATGCACTGGAACGGAAGAGGCGAGATCACATCAAAGACAGCTTTACATCGCTGCGGGATTCCGTGCCATCGCTTCAGGGAGAGAAG CCTGGCAAATCTTTTCAGGCGAGTCGTGCGCAAATACTGAAGAAGGCTGCCGAGTATATTCAGTTTATGCGACGAAAGAATCACTCTCACCACCAAGATATTGAGGATCTCAAGAAGCAGAACAATGTTCTGGAAGCACAGA TTCGGCAGCTGGAACGAGCTCGGGCCAATGGAAATACATTCAATGGCAATGAATCCAATGAGATGAACCTCAATGTCAACAATTCCAAAGCGGACAGCTCACGTGGCTCAGACAGCAGCTCAGATGCTGAAGAGAGCAATCTGAGTGCTAGGCGCACCAAGAAACTCAAAACGAGTGGATCCTTCGCTTGA
- the LOC129798576 gene encoding protein max isoform X1, giving the protein MKFYEENASSKGKVQDKYDGMSDDDRDIDIESDEDNDSDGTRPQQRNSVNSQYCSQAEKRAHHNALERKRRDHIKDSFTSLRDSVPSLQGEKPGKSFQASRAQILKKAAEYIQFMRRKNHSHHQDIEDLKKQNNVLEAQIRQLERARANGNTFNGNESNEMNLNVNNSKADSSRGSDSSSDAEESNLSARRTKKLKTSGSFA; this is encoded by the exons ATGAAATTCTACGAGGAGAACGCTTCTTCCAAGGGCAAGGTTCAGGATAAGTACGACGGAATGAGCGATGATGATCGTGATATTGACATTGAGAGCGAT GAAGACAATGACTCAGACGGTACCCGTCCTCAGCAGAGGAACTCTGTAAATAGCCAATACTGTTCTCAG GCAGAAAAAAGGGCTCACCACAATGCACTGGAACGGAAGAGGCGAGATCACATCAAAGACAGCTTTACATCGCTGCGGGATTCCGTGCCATCGCTTCAGGGAGAGAAG CCTGGCAAATCTTTTCAGGCGAGTCGTGCGCAAATACTGAAGAAGGCTGCCGAGTATATTCAGTTTATGCGACGAAAGAATCACTCTCACCACCAAGATATTGAGGATCTCAAGAAGCAGAACAATGTTCTGGAAGCACAGA TTCGGCAGCTGGAACGAGCTCGGGCCAATGGAAATACATTCAATGGCAATGAATCCAATGAGATGAACCTCAATGTCAACAATTCCAAAGCGGACAGCTCACGTGGCTCAGACAGCAGCTCAGATGCTGAAGAGAGCAATCTGAGTGCTAGGCGCACCAAGAAACTCAAAACGAGTGGATCCTTCGCTTGA
- the LOC129798576 gene encoding protein max isoform X6, translated as MKFYEENASSKGKVQDKYDGMSDDDRDIDIESDAEKRAHHNALERKRRDHIKDSFTSLRDSVPSLQGEKASRAQILKKAAEYIQFMRRKNHSHHQDIEDLKKQNNVLEAQIRQLERARANGNTFNGNESNEMNLNVNNSKADSSRGSDSSSDAEESNLSARRTKKLKTSGSFA; from the exons ATGAAATTCTACGAGGAGAACGCTTCTTCCAAGGGCAAGGTTCAGGATAAGTACGACGGAATGAGCGATGATGATCGTGATATTGACATTGAGAGCGAT GCAGAAAAAAGGGCTCACCACAATGCACTGGAACGGAAGAGGCGAGATCACATCAAAGACAGCTTTACATCGCTGCGGGATTCCGTGCCATCGCTTCAGGGAGAGAAG GCGAGTCGTGCGCAAATACTGAAGAAGGCTGCCGAGTATATTCAGTTTATGCGACGAAAGAATCACTCTCACCACCAAGATATTGAGGATCTCAAGAAGCAGAACAATGTTCTGGAAGCACAGA TTCGGCAGCTGGAACGAGCTCGGGCCAATGGAAATACATTCAATGGCAATGAATCCAATGAGATGAACCTCAATGTCAACAATTCCAAAGCGGACAGCTCACGTGGCTCAGACAGCAGCTCAGATGCTGAAGAGAGCAATCTGAGTGCTAGGCGCACCAAGAAACTCAAAACGAGTGGATCCTTCGCTTGA